A window of Oryza glaberrima chromosome 2, OglaRS2, whole genome shotgun sequence genomic DNA:
CCGGTGTCCACTGCAGCCAGGCGAGACCTTTGCGCGTCACGGGGCTCAACCTCACTAGCAAAGGCCTGTCAGGCCAAATCTCATCTTCTCTTGGAAACTTAACGTTCCTCCGAAACCTTGTTCTCAGTGATAATAACTTGTATGGTCCCATACCTCTTCTTAATAATCTACAACACCTAGAAGTCCTTAATCTGAAAGAAAACCGCTTGCACGGAATTATTCCAGATGGACTTGCAAATTGTTCCAATTTAACCCACTTAGTTATCTCGAAAAACCAGCTAACCGGTGTGATCCCTCCTAGCATAGGGAATCTTTCCAAGCTAGTACTTTTGACCCTTTTCCGGAACAATCTCACTGGTATCATCCCACAATCCCTCGGAAGCATCACCCCTTTAAAAGGTCTCTCTCTTGCAGAAAATCAACTCAACGGAGGCATCCCCGATGAGCTTTGGCATTTGCCAAACATAGAGCAGTTGTACCTAAACGAAAATTATTTATCAGGTGGAATCCCAGAAACTCTCCCGAACATTTCTTCTCTTCAGGAATTATCCTTGTCCACAAATATGCTAGGCAACACATTGCCATATAACATCGGTGATGCCCTCCCTAGTGTCTATTATTTGTTCATGGGAAACAACATGTTCCAAGGTAACATCCCAGCTTCTTTAGGCAATGCCTCAGCGCTAAAACAAATAGATCTACCATCCAACAATTTAGGTGGGCATATACCAAGCTCTTTAGGAAAGCTTTCGAGTATGTATTATCTAAACCTTGAGGGAAACGACCTTAAAGCAGACGACAGTGGAGGCTGGGAATTCTTGCATGCGTTAGCAAATTGTCCTCTTGAGCAGCTTTCGTTATCAATGAATCAGCTAGAGGGAATCATACCAAATTCAGTTGGTAACCTGTCTAAAAGTCTGACACGTCTGTTGTTGGGTGGAAACGAACTATCTGGAACTGTCCCGTTAAGCATAGGAGAACTTCAGAATTTAACTCAACTCTCACTTGAGAACAACAATCTTACTGGTACAATTGAGGAATGGATTGGAAAACTGACAAACCTACAACGTTTAAATCTCGAAGGGAACAGCTTCAGCGGAATAATTCCACCCTCTATCAGCAATCTTAGACAGTTGACAGGGTTGTCTTTAGCGAAAAATAAATTCACAGGTTTTATACCACCTAGCTTGGGAAACCTTCAAAATTTGTTGATGGTGAACCTTAGCTATAATAATCTCCAAGGGAGCATACCATTTCAGTTTGGTAACCTTAAACAACTTATCGAATTACAGCTTTCTTCGAACAACTTTAGTGGCCCAATTCCTGAAACCTTGGACCAATGTCAACACTTACAGATCATTCAAATAGACCAAAACATTCTTACAGGAAATATTACGGTCACCTTCAAAAATCTAAAGGGCTTAGGCCTGCTCAATCTTTCTCATAACAATTTGTCGGGCCCCTTGCCAGCTTAtctagatgatttggagctcaCTAAACTAGATCTGTCTTTCAATAATTTCCAAGGAGTGATACCAACAACTGGTGTATTCAGTAATGCTACAGTTGTTTCACTAATTGGGAATCCGGGACTATGTGGTGGAACCATGGATTTGCATATGCCTTCATGCCATACTGTTTCTCGAAGAGCAAGAAGAGTGAACTATTTAGTCAAAATATTGATACCAATATTTGGCGTCATGTCACTCGTACTATTGGCCTACTTTTTACTCGTTGAGAAAAGGACGTCAAGATCATATTTCAATTTCCAACCTACTTTTGGTGAGCATTTTGATAAAGTTACTTATAAGGACTTAGCTCAAGCAACAAGGGATTTCTCAGAATTCAACCTGATTGGGAAAGGAAGTTACGGCTCGGTTTACAAAGGAAAGTTGAAGGAAAGCAAAATGGAAGTGGCCGTGAAGGTTTTCAACCTTGAGATGAGCGGAGCAGAGAGGAGCTTCTTGTCGGAATGTGAAGCACTGCGAAGCATTCAGCATCGGAATCTTCTTCCTATTAAAACCGCTTGCTCAACAGTAGATAATGCAGGCAATGTTTTCAAAGCTTTAGTTTATGAGTTCAT
This region includes:
- the LOC127761547 gene encoding receptor kinase-like protein Xa21: MPSSSSKSRVHKPPGKRRQKRMPFCALRPSRGNTGHTCVKKPNKLATLILFALLLLCYGAGNVRCATVHENRVDLQALLDFKQGITSDPNGALSDWNTSIHFCRWTGVHCSQARPLRVTGLNLTSKGLSGQISSSLGNLTFLRNLVLSDNNLYGPIPLLNNLQHLEVLNLKENRLHGIIPDGLANCSNLTHLVISKNQLTGVIPPSIGNLSKLVLLTLFRNNLTGIIPQSLGSITPLKGLSLAENQLNGGIPDELWHLPNIEQLYLNENYLSGGIPETLPNISSLQELSLSTNMLGNTLPYNIGDALPSVYYLFMGNNMFQGNIPASLGNASALKQIDLPSNNLGGHIPSSLGKLSSMYYLNLEGNDLKADDSGGWEFLHALANCPLEQLSLSMNQLEGIIPNSVGNLSKSLTRLLLGGNELSGTVPLSIGELQNLTQLSLENNNLTGTIEEWIGKLTNLQRLNLEGNSFSGIIPPSISNLRQLTGLSLAKNKFTGFIPPSLGNLQNLLMVNLSYNNLQGSIPFQFGNLKQLIELQLSSNNFSGPIPETLDQCQHLQIIQIDQNILTGNITVTFKNLKGLGLLNLSHNNLSGPLPAYLDDLELTKLDLSFNNFQGVIPTTGVFSNATVVSLIGNPGLCGGTMDLHMPSCHTVSRRARRVNYLVKILIPIFGVMSLVLLAYFLLVEKRTSRSYFNFQPTFGEHFDKVTYKDLAQATRDFSEFNLIGKGSYGSVYKGKLKESKMEVAVKVFNLEMSGAERSFLSECEALRSIQHRNLLPIKTACSTVDNAGNVFKALVYEFMPNGNLDTWLHHRVDKEAPKHLGLTQRISIAVNVADALDYLHHDCGRPTVHCDLKPSNILLDDDMNALLGDFGIARFYANAQSTWAGSTSSVGLKGTIGYIPPEYGGGGHASTCGDVYSFGIVLLEILTCKRPTDPMFTDGLDIITFVHNSFPDQIYSVIDAHLLKECNNLAQEKMVPENEIYQLFVDLLQVALSCSRSLPSERLNMKQVASKIHAIKTSHQGWKCRKSTLEV